A genomic stretch from Aedes albopictus strain Foshan chromosome 2, AalbF5, whole genome shotgun sequence includes:
- the LOC109407946 gene encoding uncharacterized protein LOC109407946 isoform X1, with product MNIPKMTTINDLPNEILLMIFQQVEDKKKFTRTCKRWNELIANFLYLSIDLSSEGCIRKFMDITFTRSYRQLDIYGVMLVRSDFNWTDSSRQLGSAHAKRVRYGTDPYVLLRKCLQVVRQYEGTVEYMNLTFGPVMDKSLLAFLPRSDGPSSLETLMIRFTSWHIMKSEDWIVDRMEFISEEGLKEISEMPKLTSLTFSDNRPKGDRTARRKFFDAIARKAKAITEISLSCGYYACFSDYRIIRSFSTQLQVLSCTVWPIFVKDFLQLAFPEVKTLSLNFTPCTTTPDPGRFFENAKSLVRLTVTNIDDDEFFRQGVYRSAATVEWLTITGTQEIPMDGLQGLIGLRELELCAYIESDVQNAVPCSPSLEKLAIDRCTSGFLFYCVLAESVPYITELYITEDEALNDECLRVICTTMPNLRGLKLNLQLFLEYPVTDVGLRYIGNLRQLEYLSLDCFDSAHLLMERSHLIGFDWAPLLWASEIHLNGFLMIDVSNILDFLLNPNLRSLSLERCGRSASMIETVRKIKQLMDVSRPLPRIAAIW from the exons ATGAATATCCCAAAAATGACCACAATCAACGATCTTCCGAACGAG ATCCTTCTCATGATTTTCCAGCAGGTTGAGGATAAGAAAAAATTCACCCGTACTTGCAAGCGCTGGAATGAGCTGATTGCTAACTTCCTGTATCTGAGTATCGATCTCTCTAGCGAGGGATGCATCCGGAAATTTATGGACATCACTTTCACCCGCAGCTATCGGCAGCTGGACATCTACGGGGTGATGTTGGTGCGGTCGGACTTTAACTGGACGGACAGTTCACGGCAGCTGGGAAGTGCGCATGCTAAGCGAGTTCGCTATGGAACTGATCCGTACGTGTTGTTGCGCAAGTGCCTGCAAGTGGTCCGTCAATATGAAGGGACTGTGGAGTATATGAACTTGACCTTTGGGCCGGTTATGGACAAAAGTTTGCTGGCATTCTTGCCCCGGAGCGATGGGCCCAGTTCGTTGGAGACTTTGATGATCCGTTTTACTAGTTGGCACATAATGAAGTCTGAGGATTGGATCGTTGATCGAATGGAGTTTATTTCCGAAGAGGGATTAAAGGAAATTTCAGAGATGCCAAAGCTCACAAGTCTCACGTTTAGCGACAACCGCCCAAAAGGGGATCGAACTGCCCGACGAAAGTTCTTTGACGCAATCGCCCGGAAGGCGAAAGCAATAACAGAGATATCTCTGTCATGTGGCTATTACGCTTGTTTTTCGGATTACCGAATTATTCGTAGTTTTTCAACGCAGTTACAGGTATTGTCTTGTACCGTTTGGCCCATATTTGTGAAAGATTTCTTACAACTTGCGTTTCCGGAAGTAAAAACCCTCTCCCTAAACTTCACACCCTGCACAACAACGCCAGACCCGGGCCGGTTCTTCGAAAACGCTAAATCACTTGTCCGTCTAACCGTTACCAATATCGACGATGATGAGTTCTTCCGGCAAGGTGTCTATCGTAGCGCTGCTACCGTCGAGTGGTTGACCATCACTGGTACCCAAGAAATACCCATGGACGGGCTACAGGGCTTGATCGGTTTGAGGGAATTGGAACTGTGTGCGTATATCGAATCCGATGTGCAAAATGCGGTGCCTTGCTCTCCGTCCTTGGAGAAGCTGGCAATTGATCGATGCACCAGCGGTTTTTTGTTCTACTGCGTTTTGGCGGAAAGTGTTCCTTACATTACGGAACTTTACATCACCGAAGATGAGGCGTTGAATGATGAGTGCCTACGG GTAATATGCACCACAATGCCCAACTTACGGGGGTTGAAGCTCAATCTACAGCTATTCTTGGAATATCCGGTTACTGATGTGGGTTTGCGTTACATCGGAAATCTACGCCAACTGGAATACCTCTCATTGGACTGCTTTGATAGTGCGCATTTGCTTATGGAGCGAAGCCATTTGATTGGTTTTGATTGGGCGCCATTGCTTTGGGCATCGGAAATCCACCTCAATGGATTTCTTATG ATTGATGTGTCAAACATATTGGATTTTCTGTTGAATCCCAACTTGCGGAGCTTGAGTTTGGAGCGTTGCGGCAGGAGTGCCAGTATGATAGAAACTGTGAGGAAGATCAAGCAGCTGATGGACGTTTCACGACCACTGCCACGTATTGCGGCGATCTGGTGA
- the LOC109407946 gene encoding uncharacterized protein LOC109407946 isoform X2, whose translation MNIPKMTTINDLPNEQVEDKKKFTRTCKRWNELIANFLYLSIDLSSEGCIRKFMDITFTRSYRQLDIYGVMLVRSDFNWTDSSRQLGSAHAKRVRYGTDPYVLLRKCLQVVRQYEGTVEYMNLTFGPVMDKSLLAFLPRSDGPSSLETLMIRFTSWHIMKSEDWIVDRMEFISEEGLKEISEMPKLTSLTFSDNRPKGDRTARRKFFDAIARKAKAITEISLSCGYYACFSDYRIIRSFSTQLQVLSCTVWPIFVKDFLQLAFPEVKTLSLNFTPCTTTPDPGRFFENAKSLVRLTVTNIDDDEFFRQGVYRSAATVEWLTITGTQEIPMDGLQGLIGLRELELCAYIESDVQNAVPCSPSLEKLAIDRCTSGFLFYCVLAESVPYITELYITEDEALNDECLRVICTTMPNLRGLKLNLQLFLEYPVTDVGLRYIGNLRQLEYLSLDCFDSAHLLMERSHLIGFDWAPLLWASEIHLNGFLMIDVSNILDFLLNPNLRSLSLERCGRSASMIETVRKIKQLMDVSRPLPRIAAIW comes from the exons ATGAATATCCCAAAAATGACCACAATCAACGATCTTCCGAACGAG CAGGTTGAGGATAAGAAAAAATTCACCCGTACTTGCAAGCGCTGGAATGAGCTGATTGCTAACTTCCTGTATCTGAGTATCGATCTCTCTAGCGAGGGATGCATCCGGAAATTTATGGACATCACTTTCACCCGCAGCTATCGGCAGCTGGACATCTACGGGGTGATGTTGGTGCGGTCGGACTTTAACTGGACGGACAGTTCACGGCAGCTGGGAAGTGCGCATGCTAAGCGAGTTCGCTATGGAACTGATCCGTACGTGTTGTTGCGCAAGTGCCTGCAAGTGGTCCGTCAATATGAAGGGACTGTGGAGTATATGAACTTGACCTTTGGGCCGGTTATGGACAAAAGTTTGCTGGCATTCTTGCCCCGGAGCGATGGGCCCAGTTCGTTGGAGACTTTGATGATCCGTTTTACTAGTTGGCACATAATGAAGTCTGAGGATTGGATCGTTGATCGAATGGAGTTTATTTCCGAAGAGGGATTAAAGGAAATTTCAGAGATGCCAAAGCTCACAAGTCTCACGTTTAGCGACAACCGCCCAAAAGGGGATCGAACTGCCCGACGAAAGTTCTTTGACGCAATCGCCCGGAAGGCGAAAGCAATAACAGAGATATCTCTGTCATGTGGCTATTACGCTTGTTTTTCGGATTACCGAATTATTCGTAGTTTTTCAACGCAGTTACAGGTATTGTCTTGTACCGTTTGGCCCATATTTGTGAAAGATTTCTTACAACTTGCGTTTCCGGAAGTAAAAACCCTCTCCCTAAACTTCACACCCTGCACAACAACGCCAGACCCGGGCCGGTTCTTCGAAAACGCTAAATCACTTGTCCGTCTAACCGTTACCAATATCGACGATGATGAGTTCTTCCGGCAAGGTGTCTATCGTAGCGCTGCTACCGTCGAGTGGTTGACCATCACTGGTACCCAAGAAATACCCATGGACGGGCTACAGGGCTTGATCGGTTTGAGGGAATTGGAACTGTGTGCGTATATCGAATCCGATGTGCAAAATGCGGTGCCTTGCTCTCCGTCCTTGGAGAAGCTGGCAATTGATCGATGCACCAGCGGTTTTTTGTTCTACTGCGTTTTGGCGGAAAGTGTTCCTTACATTACGGAACTTTACATCACCGAAGATGAGGCGTTGAATGATGAGTGCCTACGG GTAATATGCACCACAATGCCCAACTTACGGGGGTTGAAGCTCAATCTACAGCTATTCTTGGAATATCCGGTTACTGATGTGGGTTTGCGTTACATCGGAAATCTACGCCAACTGGAATACCTCTCATTGGACTGCTTTGATAGTGCGCATTTGCTTATGGAGCGAAGCCATTTGATTGGTTTTGATTGGGCGCCATTGCTTTGGGCATCGGAAATCCACCTCAATGGATTTCTTATG ATTGATGTGTCAAACATATTGGATTTTCTGTTGAATCCCAACTTGCGGAGCTTGAGTTTGGAGCGTTGCGGCAGGAGTGCCAGTATGATAGAAACTGTGAGGAAGATCAAGCAGCTGATGGACGTTTCACGACCACTGCCACGTATTGCGGCGATCTGGTGA
- the LOC115259327 gene encoding small ribosomal subunit protein eS24 has protein sequence MSTATIRTRRFMTNRLLCRKQMICDVLHPGLASVPKKEIRDKLAAMYKTTPDVVFVFGFRTNFGGGKSTGFALIYDTLDFAKKFEPKHRLGRHGLYEKKKMTRKQRKERKNRMKKVRGTKKAKVGQAVKK, from the coding sequence ATGTCGACCGCTACAATCCGTACCCGCCGGTTCATGACCAACCGTCTGCTGTGCCGTAAACAAATGATCTGCGATGTCCTGCATCCGGGTCTGGCTTCGGTCCCCAAGAAGGAAATCCGTGATAAGCTTGCGGCCATGTACAAGACCACCCCCGATGTGGTGTTCGTGTTCGGATTCCGGACCAACTTTGGCGGTGGCAAGTCGACCGGCTTCGCGCTGATCTACGACACCCTGGACTTTGCCAAGAAGTTCGAACCCAAGCACCGGCTGGGCCGTCACGGACTGTacgagaagaagaagatgacccGCAAGCAGCGCAAGGAACGCAAGAACCGTATGAAGAAGGTGCGCGGTACCAAGAAGGCCAAGGTCGGACAGGCCGTCAAGAAGTAA